The genomic stretch TTCCTCTTGGCTCTGCAGGTCCGACTCCTGCGAGTGGATCTGGGACTGTAGGGATGAGATCTGAACAGAAAACGATTGGATGCGTTTAATGTTTACTGGCTGAGGCTCTTGTATTAATCTGGTCTTCTCAAGGTTTTCGCTCACCATTTGCGACTCTTCCTGGCACTTCTGCCGCACGTCATTAAGCATGTCTTCCAGCTTTGCCTTCTGCTGGTCCATTTCCTCCAGCCGGTCCTGAGCATCCTGCTTCTGTGCCTCAAGCTCCTGCAGGGTTGAGGTCTCTCGGTCCAGATCGTTCTGCATCTCCTGTCAATCAAACCGAATTCAGTTCATAATGAAGCCAACATACCTTCTAatgacaaggtaaaaaaaaaaaaaaaaaaaaaaattatatatatatatatatatatatatatatatatatatatatatatatatatatatatatatatataattatattaacaattaagaataaaatactaaaaataaaaatacttattaataataatttaaatttgttaaaatgtatatatttaacagaataagtaaaataattgtacatttattatataaataactctttaaatatattttaattatattttataatacaaatcataatacaattattagttttattaaatgtataataataaaatacatttatgaatgcatttacttttaaatattaataacactaagaatatattgtatttataaaatacaatgttatCTATATTAAAATGCttctaaataaatgaatcatgctttagatatatttttaattcatagaTTTATCATagaatataacaaaataacatacattaaatatagaGTTTTGCGACTGTAGTTAAGACACCCTATGACTCAACTGCCTGTAGATCCAGTAATCATTTTCTGTATGACTTATCAGTCTATCACATTGTTCTGAAGGAGTTTCGCATTCTTCTTCTTTATAGCGTTGCTCAAGTTTATTGAGGTTTGTGGGCATTTGTTTATGCGCAGCTCTCACGACAGCTTTGGTTTCAATCAGGATGATGTCTGGACTTTGACTGGACCCCCTTGACTCTGTTCTTTTCCCGCCGGTCTGTTGTAGATGTGCTGGTGTGCTTGGTTTCCACCAATCATGTGCATTAAGGCCAAGCATCTCCTTCTTGGGTTGTCTGCCATTTCTCTGAGCATTACACGGTCTGATCTTGGGGTGAATTTCCTGGGACATCTACTTCTGGGAGGATTGGTGTtggtttttaaataatcttcCTCACTGTAGAATGATGGGCTTCAAATTGTTTGGAATTGGCCATCTTACACTTCTCAGATTGATGGCAGCAACAATTGCTTGATCATTGCTGATGTCTTTCCTCTTTGGCATTGTGTTAGCACACACAATGAAGGCTCAGACCAACAAACTGCCAAAACGCATGACTTATGGAGCTGCTCACACTTGCTGATGATCAGTTAATCAGTTAAATAATTCCTACGTTAACATTAAAgcgttagttcatccaaaaagtatgtcattaataactcaccctcatgtcgttccaaacccgtgagacctccgtttatcttcggaaaacagtttaagatattttagatttagtccgagagctctcagtccttccattgaagctgtgtgtacggtatactgtccatgtccagaaaggtaagaaaaacatcatcgaagtagtccatgtgacatcagagggtcagttagaatttgttaaagcatcgaaaatacattttggtccaaaaatagcaaaaacgacgactttaattcagcattgtcttctcttccgtgtctgttgtgagagagttcaaaacaaagcagtttgtcatatccggttcgcgaacgaatcattcgatataaccggatcttcttgaaccagttcaccaaatcgaactgaatcgttttaaacggttcgcgtctccaatacgcaataatccacaaatgacttaagctgttcacttttttaatgtggctgacactagctctgagttaaaacaaaccaatatcccagagtaattcatttactcaaacagtacactgactgaactgctgaacaccgagccgagccagataacgaacaatagactgactcgttcacgagtgaagaaccggttgcatcggttttcggatcaccagtagttcttttgaACAGTTAGATTCAATAGAATCAATAgatagcacagaatcagttcagaatcaatcaccaaaagaatcagttcaattcagacgctctgtgtgtcggtctgcttcacgctgaatcacacatgcgcagtaaaatcagctcctcggttctcgaatcggacgtctgacagaaacggttcttgactcgtgaacgagtcaatgttttgtttgttatctggctcggctcggtgttcatcttcagttctctcttcacagcagttcagtcaatgtactgtttgagtaaatgaattactccgggatattggtttgttttaactcagagggagtgtcatctgtggattaatgcttattggagacgcaaaccatttaaaacgattcagttcgatttggtgaactggttcaaaaatatccagttacatcgaatgattcgttcacgaaccggatgtgacaaactgttttgttttgaactctctcacaacagacactgaagagaagacaatgctgaataaagtcatagtttttgctatttttggaccaaaatgtattttcactgcttctaaatattctaactgaccctctgatgtcacatggactactttgatgaagtttttcttacctttctggacatggacagtataccgtacacacagcttcaatggagggactgagagctctctgactaaatctaaaatatctttaactgtgttccgaagataaacggcggtcttacgggtttggaacgacatgagggtaagttattaatgacataattttcatttttgggtgaaccaaccctttaagggTGCCCTAAATTTTTCACACAATATAACATTACATCTAAAATATTATGTGCTACTATTtaactgttaaatatttttatatttgtattttatatactaAATGTTTTCTAcattgaatattttaataataataaaaaaaattataatacaaataataacattgatttattttagtatatgaatatatttatgaatgtatttttaaatatgagtaatactaataatttataagtacattttataatCATAATATAAAGAACAATACAATTATCTATTTAATTGTAGTtataaattatatactttttgtaatatttttaaattaaattaaaatctgaaAATCTGCTAATGATCCTTTAGGTAtacttataatttataatttatcactggctaataaaaaaaaaaaatacttcaaaaatATCAACTTTACATAcacttttatataataattatatatttgtatatatttttaggatataattataataataacaataataataaaaattacttataataaaaaaaaattaaatatattgtatataatccTGTGAAGTGAACTACATCTTataattgttcaaataaatgtactgtatactactactaataatagcaCTGCCAGGTTTACCTGAACCTCTGTGGTCTTGTGTCTGATCGCCTCCTCCGCTTCTCTGATGTCTTGTTCCAAAGTGTATTTCTCTCTGTTGAAATGATAGAACAAGAGACACAAAATCTTTTATCAACTGCTGGCAACATTCCTCATACCTGCCTCCTTCACACACAAaatctgtcacacacacaaaacaaaaaccctGACAGCCAAGAGAAGGTTTTACCTGAGTGTGTCccagtgtgtgaaagcaagagtGCTGAGGCAGCATGAATAAGCAAGTGAAACAAGAGATTTCGTAAAGAAAACAAACACGTTAAACGGACACTGTGAAGAGGGGAAGGAGGTCAGATGAGGATTTTTTTAGGCAGAGGGAAACTCATCCAGCACCAAGGTCTCTCAGGTACCTTTCCTCTTTCTTTGAAGGGTGTGTGTTAGCATGAGAGTCAGTTCAGGGTCATCTTTAAGGCAACTGTTCAGAAAAGGACAAATATGCTAGACTTGAGACCCTTTAATACTGCGATTCcagaaaatacacgggtaatgtgtcctggcaattgttcccgggtcactagattttgcactttcacactgccagtgattacccgggaatatgtgcgtgcgttcacacacaacccgtaaaggtcccgtaaagacacgtgacatcaggatatTACGTGTAAtttacgagtcgaaaacgttaggcatgtTAACTTTTACTGAAGCTGGCAAACGATCTCAGATTCAGCGCGGATAGTGAggagctaactgatctctgcttcattacagtttgcacatattttttcatcgcgaacgttgatcttccttcaaaacacccggtaaaagagtcgtgcGATAACGTGCGCAATTACTACAACacagcattagttctggcttttgttcacacagcgctcgttccgggactGCACCCGGCattgttactaggtccccgacccgggatcagtcccggaatcaatcctgggacgtgtttgtgttcacacagaaggcgacccgacAATGTTCCGTCAATTTTTTCAGTCAAAAACTGAAACGTAAAAAAATATATCTCCAGGCTGTAAAGCAGTTTGTTTACAATACACAAATACTACCTAAAAATCGGTCTAAAAATATAACCTAACAAAATAGTCAGACTCTGCACAGCTgctgattatttaatttttttgcagtaccTAAGAGGAATagttaaaaatactgtttgctgtctgttgtgtttatttttctgaGTATGATTCAGAAGAATTCAGAGAACCAGAAGAGATTTACATTTCTACACAAGGACAAACAGTTATTAAAACGCTTTACCTGCTTGCTTTCACAAGTTCAACAACACTTAAAgaaatcaaaatgttttaaatataactttacactttaaaaatacttttataacacatttattaaaataaaataaacatttaaacttgtATAATATTAAcactacatatttttatatattatacatttacatagttttataaatttttcaaatattttttaaatagttttttgtattttctatttaatttttttaaaaggttaagTAATTTGTTatgcttttgacattttttttttaagaatatgtcaaaaatatttgtttaagatATAATTTTTGTGACATTACATAATGTCTGTATGGTCACTATTAAGTCCTTTCTGAAATAtcttctaatttaaaaaaaataataatatcttataaaaaagaataataataataataatgcaaaaaaatgtgtgtgtgtatatcataattaaataaaattaaagaaaaaatattatataaataaaagtgattttttttaatgccggTGTACTGCATTACCTCTGCAGGTGAGCGATCTCTTGACTTATATCGTCCAGTTCTTTAATCCCAGTGAACTCGCCTGAACCCACAGAGCTGGAGCTGTCCTGTATGAGGAGGTCCAGCACATTAAATCAGTCCTGCTGCATCTGAACCACACATAAGCacagcaccacacacacagaaGGGTAGAGAACACCAAGGAGCCACCACACGGGAGAAGAGACCAGCTTGTCTTCCACCTCTGCTGTTCAAAACATGGGGAAGTCAAGACACCGCACCATTTCACAGCACTGGATCCGTCACAAATGCTTTTCAACTCCCCGTCTCCACTAACCCACCATCAAAAGCATTTGTTCAGGCTTTTCCAAACACTACCTACCCAGAACTTGAACATTATTGCCTGATTTTAGCCAGTGATAACGGCATAAAACATCAGCAGCATTGAAATGTGGATGGAAAGGAACAGAAGATTGTTTGGTAAGCTTTTGGAGATGTTGTAAACTGTTGCGCTTGTGATAAGATGTTAGTGGCTCTCTTGATGTATTGTGAATGTCTACTGTCATCTACGTCTAGGGTTTGAAATCCTAGCAGTAGAAATACGACAAATGATACTCAAGTTGATATACATTGAATGAAAGAACAAGGAAAGGGATTGTTTACCCGGCGCATCTCAGTCAGTGCGGCCATGTCAGAGCCTACTGGTGTCATATAACCCGACAAACTCTGAAAAAACAGGAAGCGCTTCAAATGAGGGACAGTAATACAGCTTCACATTACATTACACTACTAAAGGTCTGTATAGTAAGCAGAATAGTAGTAAATAGCTATTtaatttaagtgatattttatcAGGTCACATTGCTCATTATTCGTTTAATGTACTGAAGATAAtgtgtaaatcaaaaaaaaacaaaaaaaaacacgatgctataaaaaaaaaaatatttaaatgatcatgatttaataaaaaaaaataaaaaaaaatgacatttatctgGACATGATGATTTTTCCATTACTGTTTTAAAGTAAAGAGATTTTGTTATcagaataaaacatattttcattcatgtaatcaatttaatatattatgaCAAATTGAACATATGTTTTGTACAGACATTATTTTCCTagaaaatatacagtattattttGGATTATTAATACTGTATTATTGATTGTGGGGTAAAATATGACCAGGTCAGTGCTGGTTTAATGTGATGGTACTTAAATAGcacaattaataattttcatgagctatattttttattttcggtTTAGGTTTTATGATGTTGTTTATtcgtcttttttatttatgtgtgtgtttaaaaaaaaaatcagtattataaaagaaattgtattaaataattatttcaattttatttgtatttttttattgtatttaatttagtattagtaatttttttttatttcaacctAACCCGATGCAAAATTTCTAATTATCGTATTAATTTTCATAAGATATTTCTTCATTTTCGGTTTCGGTattatgattttgtttattagtcttttttatttatgtgtgtgttgttgttgttgtttttttattcagtattataaaataaattgtatttaagttttaattctattttatttattttttttattgtatttaatttagttttagtaattgtttttttatttcaaccTAACCTAACCTATTGCAAAATTTCCAATTTTCCATTCAAGTTtacgttttatatataaatttaaaacaatatatatatatatttaaatgaatgaaataatcgtcataataattttttatggGATATTAAATTTTTACAATAACAACAATGGACAAGGACtcttcattaaaataatttctcagATACTGCTAATATATTATATCCCAGGATGAAATGAAGTGTGCGGTGATAACTGTGCTAACGTGTCTTACAGGTCCCGGTGTGCTGCGTTCAGACGGTGGGATCATGTCTGGAGTCAGAGCTTGTGGAGGGTCCATGCCTTTGCTCACTTTCTGCTGAATGAGATGCATGGCTAAAGAGAACTGCTCACGTGTGAGTTTGCCCATTTGCCTGGTGTCCGCCAAAGCCCTGACAAAGACAACAGAGGAAGTGATAATTGTACCAAACACAACAGGAAGTGTAAAGAGAAACAAGTGTTAGACGAAAGCACATTTAAATGGTACCAAATATGTGCCAGGAGGTTCTGAGAAAGGCCGGAATGCATGAAGATATCTTTAACTTCTTGGCCGCTCACAAAGCCGTCAAGATCAGTGTCTGTTTTGAGGAAGATGTCGTCATAGCGCCCTCTGTCTGCGACTGGTACCACCCAGTTTACTGAATGCTGAAGATAAGAGTTAAAAACATCAGACCCTCTTCAATTCGTCTGTCCAACATTAACATGGAGATGCACCAATAAAACTGCACCTGTGAGGATTTAATGGTGTGTTTTGGGGACAAACTGCCGGCGCTGTTCAGGGAGTTCATGCTGCCGTGCGAGGGTGTCGAGCGCAGGCTGTCTTTAGGTGGCGGCGGGCTGCCTGGTAACACTGGCACCATGCTGGACAGGGACCCTGAGGACTTCTTCCTTTTGGATGGAGGGATGAGAGAGGAGGGCAGGACTGAGGGGACAGGCTCCTTTTCCAGGGCGCGGTACACCAGATGCATAGCCTGGACAAAAGAAGACGTTTTTAGATGTTTTAAGCTTACACAGTAACtgtctaccattttttttttatatataatacatataccgtaataattaaaaaaattaatacatttttatgtgcatgtgttttaaatattttaatacaccatttctgtgtgtgcattattagaaataaaaatatagagtataaaaaaatacatatatataaaaaaaaaaatttatatatatatatatatatatatatatatatatatatatatatatatatatatatagatagatagatagatagataattacataaaattctaattttaaaATACTCTTATTCAAGTCTTTTAATAATTAACTATAACATTTGGATGTTCACGGGTCTCTGACATTggttaacataataataataataataaaggttaaataataacaataaaatatttctttttttttaagtgtttcattttgattgatgttattttaaaatcattaacctcaattttacattttaatgattatcatattatcttttactttttttattacaaaaaatgattACTCACcactgcaaactcatctttgtccAAGTGTCCGTCTTTGTCTATGTCACTCAAATCCCACACCTGATCAGACAGTGTCATTTAATACTAATCATTTTATATGAAATTTCTTTAGAAACATTTTACTAAATCAGttgttatgcattttattataaatattagcgTAATTTTCAGTATCTATTGAAATCTTACCTTTCCGAGCACATCCACAGGAAGTTTGGAGTTTATTAGTACCGGTTTGACCTTCTCACCGGACAGTAATCCATTCACTGGGGCAAGACTTTCAAAAATACCATCAAATTTGCTCTTCTCTTCAGACTGAGAAATAAACACGAAGAGGGTTTATAATAAATACCCATACAACCTTTAGTTATATGTAGTGACACTGAGAAGCTCTTAGGATAACAATGGAAATATCTTACCCGCACCGCCCAGAGGCTCTCATTGGTTGATGTTACAGAACTCAGTGATGGACTACCTTGGTCCTTCTAGAACAGAGATCAGGAACCTGTGAGCTCATACTGCTGGGAAAACTACGATATCGGATCTCAGCACTGACACTTACGAATTTTGGAGGGGGAACGGGGAGGTTTAGACAGGAAAGGTTGATGTCATGTCCACTCTGCGCACAGGCCACAAGTCGCAGAGCAACGTAAAATCCCTGAAAAACAAACCGCACGCCATTCAAGTCAGCACGCAGTTTCAGATCCCGACTGATGCTCTGATAAACCATGACATTTCCTTTACCTGTTTATCCAAAAAACCTTTGCCATCCGGATCAGCTAAATCCCAGATCTGAAGAGACGCAAGCAAGAAAATTACAGATTAGGAATATCCAAGCATCATTCCGCACCAAGTTTTACCCAGACACCAACCTTTCCTAGTGTGATGTCCGGCAGGCCTGATTTCTTCAAAAACAAGGCAGCCTCTGTAGGTCCGACCCTCCCGGTGTTTCCCGGGTccaccttaaaaaaaacacacacacataaagataaTGAAACATGACTTTGTGTAGAGCCCGACCGATTATTATCGGCTGACATGAGCCCGTCACagatatatcggtatcggcatatATGCCACAGATATGCCAccaatatgacatttttttttacataacatatAAGGCAGATAAAATGCTTGTAAATGGTGTAATTACTTAGTTTGTCCAGCAGAGCGTGCTCCATTGTTTGCTATTGTCGACCCAGGTCACTGTAGTGACACCAGCCAACGCTTTCACTTCAGTAAGGAGGTCTCTTGTTCGGGCGGCAGCGGACAAGCAGTCAAGCGGTGTCTTCACGACTCAGAGTCAAGCCTTGTCTTAGCGCTAAGTTGCTAACTAGTTTGTGAAATACATAACttactgtaaaattaataaacagtCGCCCAATAAGTTTCCCTTTTCAATAAAGGTCAGATATAAACATTGAGCCAGTCCCTTAAATCTGCCATGTCACTCGTGGTTATCACATCGTCACATCACATTTCCTAAGTCAGCATAGTTTGTCAGTGCAGTCAGTGACGGAGCAGATTGAAAAGTTTGTATCTTTCTGCAGCCCAATAGACAAGAAATGGTGGAACAATGTCTCCAATGACTTTCACAATGAGCTTATTATACTTGTTTGCTACATCAGTAGGTCcctatgatttctgtgatgcaatccagtcataaaaacggaattgaCTGTATAACACggaattttttgatgaataaatctttttttgattcatttctgatgaataattaaaaagcaGGTCAGTGCATTTAAATCAAATACTAGTGTCTGTGAGTATTAACCTGCAAAAAGACTATTTAAATGTCAATCCTCATGTTCATTTAATGACCAGAAAATACACAATGCAGAATTTGTGTTCAGTGCACTGATGCCAGACTCATTTTGGATCataaagtttattgttaaattgttaaatacgCTTCCTCCTTACATATCTTTGTCACATCATTATAAGTGTTTTATCACCACATTTGAGTGATtgcaaaaaaaactgtttatgtattatatatatatatatatatatatatatatatatatatatatatatatatatatatatatatatatatatataaatgttaatgtaaatactGTATTCTATATACAGTACCAGTCACACAAATGGACACagaaagtgtccaaacttttgactggtattgtACTTTAATATAAAGATAAAGAATATCGGCTCCCTAATATTACTTTCTAATATCGGACCCCAACAACCCATATCGATCGGTCTAGctttttctttccaaaaaaaatattgaaatattctaAAAACAGATCACTCTGTGTTGTTCGCCAACAGAATTATGGCCTTACCTGTCTGTAAAAGTTCTCATATACAGGGTTCCCGCTTGACAGCTAAGAGagcgaggaaaaaaaagagaataataataataaataatattatttaataataattagtattatgATTAGGTAAAATAATGCACATCGCTGTTATTCTTTACCTAAATTGTtgaaaattattaacattaattgaaaaaaaagagtATAAGATTGAAAAACTTTCTTTaagtagtaatatatatataaaaataataaataaaaaatgattaaacatttatCTACAATTTATCTACATTTATCTAAAATGAAAACgaatattaatataaaagtaaaagctaatttaaaatatgaataactactataatattaaataaataatgctacaCACAATGCAATAATGCAATCAAATAATGCtgttgatgatatatatatatatatatacacacacacacacacacacacacatacatatatatatatatatatatatatatatatatatatatatatatatatatatatatatatatatatatatatatattctaatgtgTTGTGCACATgacaaagcacaaaacaaaataattacaaatgaactagaattgaaataaaaacttaatatagTAAAACctcattcaaaatatgaataactaCTGGCATGAATAAaaccaaatataaataatactacaataacaatgataaatccaatattatcaaataaaaatttacatataaataatactCAACAATTAAAttcaatgtaataatattttacgtaatacatttttttgcatttcttccCATACGTGTTGTGCATACACCTGTATTTAATATACAATTCAATCCGTTGCAGTTCATAAGGCA from Carassius gibelio isolate Cgi1373 ecotype wild population from Czech Republic chromosome A22, carGib1.2-hapl.c, whole genome shotgun sequence encodes the following:
- the LOC127943201 gene encoding epidermal growth factor receptor substrate 15-like 1 isoform X5; the encoded protein is MAALATLTQLSSGNPVYENFYRQVDPGNTGRVGPTEAALFLKKSGLPDITLGKIWDLADPDGKGFLDKQGFYVALRLVACAQSGHDINLSCLNLPVPPPKFKDQGSPSLSSVTSTNESLWAVRSEEKSKFDGIFESLAPVNGLLSGEKVKPVLINSKLPVDVLGKVWDLSDIDKDGHLDKDEFAVAMHLVYRALEKEPVPSVLPSSLIPPSKRKKSSGSLSSMVPVLPGSPPPPKDSLRSTPSHGSMNSLNSAGSLSPKHTIKSSQHSVNWVVPVADRGRYDDIFLKTDTDLDGFVSGQEVKDIFMHSGLSQNLLAHIWALADTRQMGKLTREQFSLAMHLIQQKVSKGMDPPQALTPDMIPPSERSTPGPSLSGYMTPVGSDMAALTEMRRDSSSSVGSGEFTGIKELDDISQEIAHLQREKYTLEQDIREAEEAIRHKTTEVQEMQNDLDRETSTLQELEAQKQDAQDRLEEMDQQKAKLEDMLNDVRQKCQEESQMISSLQSQIHSQESDLQSQEEELGRAKSDLNRLQQEEAQLEQSLQAGRIQLETIIKSLRATQDEINQARSKLSQIQDSQHEISKSIEQYSSTLNGTHGGSMTNLADMSEGFPEKENGGFGAIEDPFKVKTTVFNSAPQEMHMDPFQSEDPFKTDPFKSDPFQNDPFSKQASTVADPFGVDPFKEADPFRNSSEDFFKKPSKPDPFSNADPFSKSATLPSKSHNFSSNDPFSSTSPKPKGQDFFGTLDPFGSSSFGSNSGFADFSQMSKVKALQ